A window of Thermosynechococcus sp. NK55a contains these coding sequences:
- a CDS encoding glutaminase translates to MLGQLHPDLIQEWLEAAATEISKGEPLQRLPGVRSEAFAFAVVTPEQQFTLGHSRLRFPLMSAIKPFLLLYALTLWQEEVWTWVGQRPSDYPYNSVLQLTLDQGWPRNPMINSGAIALASQLAHVGGATALQTWLNECAGTQFQVDQEVLGAVRCHPNWQNRTLAHFLVESGRIADAEVALEIYNQVCCFQGTIEEVGRLGLLLALPHAKVSDRHRQQVNVLMLTCGLYEDSPRYGLEIGLPLKSGVSGVILAIVPRQGAIACYSPPLDKSGNSLLGLYLLQRISRHLGLSPLG, encoded by the coding sequence ATGTTGGGGCAACTCCACCCTGACCTCATCCAAGAGTGGCTTGAGGCGGCTGCAACAGAAATTTCCAAGGGGGAACCGCTTCAGCGCCTACCAGGGGTGAGGTCTGAGGCCTTTGCCTTTGCGGTGGTGACACCGGAGCAACAGTTTACCCTTGGGCATTCCCGTTTGCGCTTTCCTTTGATGAGTGCGATTAAGCCCTTTTTACTGCTGTATGCCTTGACGCTGTGGCAGGAGGAGGTGTGGACGTGGGTGGGGCAGCGCCCCTCAGATTACCCCTATAACTCTGTGTTGCAGTTAACCCTCGATCAGGGGTGGCCGCGCAATCCTATGATCAATAGTGGGGCGATCGCCCTCGCGAGCCAGTTGGCCCATGTTGGTGGTGCTACGGCCCTTCAAACTTGGCTTAATGAGTGTGCTGGTACGCAGTTCCAGGTGGACCAGGAGGTCTTAGGGGCAGTCCGTTGCCATCCCAACTGGCAAAATCGCACCCTTGCCCACTTTTTAGTCGAGTCTGGACGCATTGCCGATGCGGAGGTTGCCCTTGAGATCTACAATCAGGTGTGCTGTTTCCAAGGAACCATTGAGGAAGTGGGTCGCTTGGGTCTCCTATTAGCACTGCCCCATGCCAAGGTGAGCGATCGCCATCGTCAGCAGGTGAATGTGCTCATGCTCACCTGTGGCCTCTACGAGGACTCCCCCCGCTATGGCCTAGAAATTGGCTTGCCTCTGAAATCGGGTGTCAGTGGCGTGATTTTGGCCATTGTGCCGCGACAGGGGGCGATCGCCTGCTATAGTCCACCCCTCGACAAGAGTGGCAACTCCCTTTTGGGTCTATACTTGCTCCAGCGCATCAGCCGTCACCTCGGCCTCAGTCCCTTGGGCTAA